In Hemiscyllium ocellatum isolate sHemOce1 chromosome 16, sHemOce1.pat.X.cur, whole genome shotgun sequence, one genomic interval encodes:
- the nop16 gene encoding nucleolar protein 16 — protein MPNAKGKNRRKKFNYNINRKRLKRRMQKKAAPRIECALIRKAWDNKRTVAQNMADMGIASDPNRAIPIKKNKEHKMETASINEKPVVIKPYVINGLEAEANIPEVKKNTLSRDMIDYARHMIENYKDNYKAMARDEINYYQDTPKQIKRKIESYKRCYPDEYNALVDSMQIKMDTA, from the exons ATGCCGAACGCAAAAGGGAAAAACAGGAGGAAGAAGTTCAATTATAATATCAATCGGAAAAGACTCAAACGAAGGATGCAGAAGAAAGCGGCTCCGCGGATCGAGTG TGCACTGATAAGAAAAGCATGGGACAACAAGAGAACAGTTGCTCAGAATATGGCTGACATGGGTATAGCATCCGACCCAAACCGTGCCATTCCCATTAAGAAGAACAAG GAACATAAAATGGAAACTGCCTCGATAAATGAGAAGCCAGTTGTTATTAAGCCGTATGTTATCAATG GGCTTGAAGCAGAAGCAAACATCCCAGAAGTAAAGAAGAATACCCTCTCCAGAGACATGATTGATTACGCTCGGCATATGATTGAGAACTACAAGGACAATTACAAG GCAATGGCGAGAGATGAGATCAATTATTACCAGGACACACCAAAGCAAATCAAGAGAAAAATTGAATCTTATAAACGTTGCTATCCAGATGAATATAATGCTTTGGTTGATTCTATGCAGATAAAGATGGATACAGCTTGA
- the higd2a gene encoding HIG1 domain family member 2A, mitochondrial, whose translation MTLFPAVRKDLGMKSFAAASVLDLTKPPDIEGFTPLSKPKEEGFQEKFIRKTKENPFVPIGMLGTAGALTYGLIAFKHGKTRQSQLLMRARIFAQGFTVAAILVGVVATAMKRKV comes from the exons ATGACCTTATTCCCGGCTGTGAGAAAGGATCTCGGGATGAAGTCGTTTGCTGCAGCCTCGGTGCTCGATTTAACGAAGCCTCCGGATATTGAGGGTTTTACCCCATTATCCAAACCCAAGGAGGAAGGTTTTCAAGAGAAGTTCATCAGGAAAACGAAAGAAAACCCGTTCGTTCCAATCG gAATGTTGGGCACAGCAGGTGCTCTTACCTACGGTTTGATCGCCTTTAAACATGGCAAGACACGACAATCTCAGCTGTTAATGCGAGCACGTATCTTTGCCCAAGGTTTCACTGTTGCTGCTATCTTGGTGGGTGTGGTAGCTACCGCAATGAAGCGCAAGGTCTAA